Proteins encoded in a region of the Mucilaginibacter sabulilitoris genome:
- the pdxR gene encoding MocR-like pyridoxine biosynthesis transcription factor PdxR yields the protein MIQKFLDISLKKGGKHRPLYQQLEAEIIQLICRGTLKPGQLLPSSRELAQSLKLSRKTVVATYDELNAQGWVETWDRSGVYVSDHLPDTTDRVIKEDSEKLTQNSQPGYLLIIKQADEPIATNPNIDNDTPGATAPRYRIDDGFPDPRIAPIEQIIREFRRFGKGHLTNRLLMYGPEQGSYRLRGELAQFLNRTRGLKVTEREILITKGTQMAIYLTAQVLIRPGDTVFVPEPGYRDANQAFKLAGANLVFIPVDKEGMDVDRIEQLCKKKTPRMIYIIPHHHRPTTVTLSAERRMRLMNLASKYRFALLEDDYDFDYHFTSDPLFPLASMDTGRHVIYAGSFCKSIAPGIRIGFMVAPEAVINEAGAIRKLIDRQGERLLEEATAELLSTGEISRHLKKSHKIYQERLENTCRLLQEQLGEYLTFDRPNGGLAIWAAYRKHINAGTVALNAGKLGLNISDGSNYFFQPDIAMSNDFIRIGFCSLNETEMAGAIGIWKQALSSFAKK from the coding sequence ATGATTCAGAAATTTCTTGACATTTCATTAAAAAAGGGCGGAAAACATCGTCCATTATATCAGCAGTTAGAAGCGGAAATTATTCAGTTGATCTGTCGTGGGACTTTGAAACCCGGGCAGCTTCTCCCATCTTCGAGAGAACTGGCACAAAGCCTGAAACTTAGTCGTAAAACAGTGGTGGCTACCTACGACGAGTTGAATGCGCAGGGCTGGGTGGAAACCTGGGACAGAAGTGGCGTTTATGTTTCCGATCATCTACCAGACACTACAGATCGCGTGATCAAAGAGGATAGCGAAAAATTGACACAAAACAGCCAACCGGGTTATCTTTTGATCATCAAACAAGCTGATGAACCAATCGCTACAAATCCAAATATAGATAACGATACGCCGGGAGCGACAGCACCACGCTACAGGATCGATGACGGTTTTCCTGATCCCAGGATAGCGCCTATCGAGCAGATAATCCGGGAGTTTAGAAGATTCGGGAAGGGCCACTTAACAAATCGATTGCTCATGTATGGCCCGGAGCAGGGCTCCTATCGTCTCCGGGGCGAACTCGCTCAGTTTTTAAACCGGACCAGAGGGCTTAAGGTCACTGAAAGAGAAATACTCATCACTAAGGGGACGCAAATGGCCATCTATCTGACCGCGCAGGTTCTTATCCGCCCCGGAGACACCGTATTTGTACCCGAACCCGGCTATAGGGATGCGAATCAGGCCTTTAAATTGGCGGGAGCCAACCTGGTATTCATTCCGGTGGATAAAGAAGGAATGGACGTAGACCGGATCGAACAATTATGTAAAAAGAAGACACCCAGAATGATCTATATTATCCCGCATCACCATCGGCCCACTACAGTTACCCTGAGCGCAGAGCGGCGCATGCGATTGATGAATCTGGCCTCCAAATACAGATTTGCATTGCTTGAAGATGATTATGATTTTGATTATCACTTTACAAGCGATCCGCTTTTTCCTTTAGCAAGTATGGATACGGGTAGACATGTTATTTATGCGGGTTCCTTTTGTAAAAGTATTGCGCCCGGTATCCGGATCGGTTTTATGGTCGCCCCGGAAGCGGTTATAAACGAAGCTGGCGCGATCCGCAAATTAATTGACCGGCAAGGTGAACGGTTATTGGAAGAGGCAACTGCTGAACTTTTGAGCACGGGTGAAATTTCCCGGCATCTTAAAAAGTCGCACAAGATCTATCAGGAGCGGTTAGAAAACACTTGCCGCTTGCTTCAGGAACAATTGGGTGAATATTTAACGTTTGACAGGCCCAACGGTGGTTTAGCTATTTGGGCAGCCTACAGAAAGCATATCAATGCCGGAACAGTTGCCCTGAATGCGGGAAAGCTGGGACTAAATATCAGCGACGGCAGTAATTATTTTTTTCAGCCCGATATTGCTATGTCAAATGATTTCATACGCATAGGTTTTTGCTCTCTAAACGAAACAGAAATGGCCGGTGCTATTGGTATATGGAAACAGGCGCTATCTTCGTTTGCTAAAAAATAA
- a CDS encoding aminotransferase-like domain-containing protein, with amino-acid sequence MLPFKTLLNIDKNSPEAVFKQIASQLVLLIQKGILLPDMQLPSTRLLAADLGLHRKTIMAAYNTLIAEDWLISKERKEYRVSTLLPIIKPRTYASKSKSSYKAESAIIYDKLEHLPSFPKIAAGFKVIVDDGFPDVNIFPVERVSQEYRRLLTHQTLKKSTATWNIDGSPVIKEALSSFLNDTRGLNIEQGNLMITRGAQMAIYLAASLIIKAGDKVLVTSPNFFLADAVFMQLGAQLITVPVDDEGADVDAIADALEKNNIKLLYIIPHHHHPTTVTLSSTRRAKLLELIRIHQLAVIEDDYDYDFQYQYSPYLPLASGAHDGNVIYIGSLTKVLGSNFRLGYMISTPNFLHSAVKLKMLIDIRGDALMEGTIASLMENGEFSRFIMKANKLYEYRCDSASNLINSELNHLVEFKKPQGGMALWLKFKENYQVANIVNKASSLGLQLIGMPYFKSSDLTHDAIRFGFASLNEKELEFAVDVLKKITFAK; translated from the coding sequence ATGCTTCCTTTTAAAACCCTATTAAATATCGATAAAAACAGTCCGGAAGCTGTGTTCAAGCAAATTGCCTCACAGCTTGTGTTGTTAATTCAAAAAGGAATATTACTGCCCGATATGCAATTACCCAGTACACGCCTGCTGGCGGCAGATCTGGGTTTGCACCGTAAAACCATCATGGCCGCATATAACACACTTATCGCAGAAGATTGGCTCATTAGTAAAGAAAGGAAAGAGTATCGGGTATCTACGCTCTTACCTATTATAAAGCCCCGGACCTATGCCAGTAAATCCAAATCAAGTTATAAGGCTGAATCAGCGATTATCTATGATAAACTGGAGCATCTGCCATCCTTCCCCAAAATAGCTGCCGGATTTAAAGTTATTGTAGATGATGGTTTCCCTGACGTTAATATATTTCCGGTTGAAAGGGTTTCACAAGAATACAGGAGACTACTTACTCACCAAACATTAAAAAAATCTACAGCAACCTGGAACATTGATGGGAGCCCGGTTATTAAAGAGGCATTGTCATCATTTCTGAATGATACACGGGGACTGAACATTGAGCAGGGAAATCTGATGATTACACGGGGGGCGCAAATGGCCATTTACCTGGCAGCATCACTAATCATAAAAGCTGGCGATAAGGTTTTGGTAACCAGCCCGAACTTTTTTTTAGCGGATGCTGTTTTCATGCAGCTTGGCGCTCAACTAATAACTGTGCCGGTAGATGATGAAGGTGCTGATGTTGACGCCATAGCAGATGCTTTGGAAAAAAATAACATAAAATTATTATACATTATTCCGCATCACCATCATCCGACAACGGTTACATTAAGCTCCACGCGCAGGGCCAAGCTCCTGGAATTGATCAGAATACACCAGCTGGCTGTAATTGAGGATGATTATGATTACGATTTTCAATATCAGTACAGCCCGTATTTACCGCTAGCCAGCGGGGCTCATGACGGCAACGTGATTTACATAGGTTCGCTTACAAAGGTGCTTGGATCTAATTTTAGGCTTGGCTACATGATTTCAACACCCAATTTTTTGCACAGCGCTGTTAAATTAAAAATGTTAATTGATATAAGGGGCGATGCATTGATGGAAGGAACAATAGCATCACTTATGGAGAATGGCGAGTTTTCAAGATTTATCATGAAAGCGAACAAGCTGTATGAATACAGATGCGACTCTGCTTCAAACTTGATTAATAGTGAACTTAACCATCTGGTAGAATTTAAAAAGCCGCAGGGAGGCATGGCGTTATGGTTAAAGTTTAAGGAGAATTACCAGGTAGCCAACATCGTTAATAAAGCAAGTTCTTTAGGATTACAACTCATCGGAATGCCTTATTTCAAAAGCAGCGATTTAACACATGATGCTATTCGTTTTGGATTTGCTTCGTTAAATGAAAAGGAGTTAGAATTTGCTGTCGATGTTCTTAAAAAGATCACATTTGCAAAATAA
- a CDS encoding FMN-dependent NADH-azoreductase: MKNLLIINASPRVERSVTRNMTKLFVDKWIEANPDHMICHREVGQEPIPHVSELWISAAFKSAELRTEAEINVLKISDKYIAELKAADVIVLGTPMFNWSIPSVLKAYLDQVIRANETVKMRPDDPQNPYRGLLMDKKVYLFFSRGNAGYEQGEYYAHMNFQTEYLKTVFKIMGLTDIQEIALNGSAFDPEVYEQSKKDVYHKIAEMAANTVRNS; the protein is encoded by the coding sequence ATGAAGAACTTATTGATTATTAACGCGAGCCCAAGAGTTGAACGTTCGGTCACCAGAAATATGACCAAATTGTTTGTCGACAAATGGATAGAAGCCAATCCCGATCACATGATCTGCCACCGTGAAGTTGGCCAGGAACCTATACCGCACGTATCTGAGCTATGGATCTCAGCGGCGTTTAAATCAGCCGAGCTCAGAACTGAGGCCGAAATCAATGTATTGAAAATAAGCGACAAATACATTGCCGAACTCAAAGCTGCTGACGTTATCGTACTGGGAACGCCGATGTTCAATTGGTCTATCCCAAGCGTGTTAAAAGCCTATTTAGACCAGGTGATCCGGGCTAACGAAACGGTTAAAATGAGGCCTGATGACCCCCAAAACCCGTACAGGGGATTATTGATGGATAAAAAGGTTTATCTGTTTTTTAGCCGGGGAAATGCAGGTTATGAGCAAGGCGAATATTATGCACACATGAATTTTCAAACCGAATACCTTAAAACAGTTTTTAAGATCATGGGGCTTACTGATATCCAGGAAATCGCTTTAAACGGAAGCGCCTTTGATCCGGAAGTGTATGAGCAATCTAAGAAAGATGTTTATCATAAAATAGCCGAAATGGCAGCAAATACAGTGCGTAATTCCTAA
- a CDS encoding GNAT family N-acetyltransferase — protein MECRRAITKADIEICKEAILEFRGNLDSKTVVDQVFEMINHEGFELVFIPNADYTKAGAFIGYRKLNLLRTGPIIYVDDLFTFSEFRGLGYAGALLDYVAEQAASEGIKSIHLDSGYALHTAHRLYLNKGYFLACNHFAKSIN, from the coding sequence ATGGAATGCAGAAGAGCTATCACTAAAGCTGATATTGAAATTTGTAAAGAAGCGATCCTTGAGTTTCGCGGAAATTTAGATTCGAAAACGGTCGTTGACCAGGTTTTTGAGATGATTAACCATGAAGGCTTTGAATTAGTTTTTATTCCCAATGCGGATTATACAAAAGCTGGGGCATTTATAGGCTACCGAAAGTTGAACTTACTACGTACCGGGCCTATAATCTATGTTGATGACCTATTTACATTTTCTGAATTCAGAGGACTAGGTTATGCCGGTGCCTTATTAGATTATGTTGCCGAACAAGCTGCAAGTGAAGGTATAAAAAGCATTCATCTTGATAGTGGCTACGCGCTGCATACGGCACATAGATTATATCTTAACAAAGGTTACTTCCTTGCGTGCAACCATTTTGCCAAATCAATCAATTGA
- a CDS encoding DoxX family protein, translated as MKNTSGIAQLFLRLALGIGFLMPVMDRLGFMGPQGSGGATWGDWKHFIDYTNTLIPFASRPVSNIMGFLATIAEAVFGICLIIGFRIKEVALGAGILTLVFGLCMAIFLSIGAPFNYPVFVFTGSALVLSDIDHYKWSIDNYIKKKIL; from the coding sequence ATGAAAAACACCTCGGGAATAGCCCAACTTTTTTTAAGATTAGCCCTTGGAATTGGTTTTTTAATGCCTGTAATGGACAGGTTAGGTTTCATGGGTCCTCAAGGCTCTGGCGGAGCTACATGGGGCGACTGGAAACACTTTATTGATTATACTAATACGCTGATTCCATTTGCAAGCAGGCCAGTATCTAATATTATGGGCTTTCTTGCAACAATTGCAGAAGCTGTATTTGGGATATGCCTCATCATAGGCTTCAGAATTAAAGAAGTTGCTTTGGGTGCGGGTATCCTGACCCTTGTATTTGGCTTATGCATGGCAATTTTTTTAAGCATAGGCGCTCCGTTTAACTACCCTGTTTTTGTTTTTACGGGTAGTGCGTTAGTGCTTTCGGACATTGATCATTATAAATGGAGTATTGATAACTATATCAAGAAAAAGATTTTGTAA
- a CDS encoding zinc ribbon domain-containing protein YjdM, translating to MTELAPCPSCKSTFTYEMDNLLACPECGHEWSMEENITGDHEFIVKDSNGNILQNGDAVVVIKNLPVKGSSQSIKAGTKVRNIRLVDSDHNIDCKIDGFGAMALKSEFVKKA from the coding sequence ATGACAGAATTAGCCCCTTGCCCGTCGTGCAAATCAACTTTCACCTATGAAATGGACAACCTGCTGGCTTGTCCTGAATGCGGCCATGAGTGGAGCATGGAAGAAAATATTACTGGTGACCATGAATTTATAGTAAAAGACAGCAACGGCAATATACTGCAAAATGGTGATGCGGTAGTAGTTATAAAAAATCTGCCCGTAAAAGGTTCTTCCCAAAGCATAAAGGCAGGTACGAAAGTCAGGAACATTCGTTTAGTAGATAGCGACCATAATATTGACTGCAAGATTGATGGTTTCGGCGCAATGGCGCTTAAATCCGAGTTTGTCAAAAAAGCATAG
- a CDS encoding tellurite resistance/C4-dicarboxylate transporter family protein produces MEAQHIVLPPKPGEPITGHSLQTFFPGYFALVMATGIVSVGAFLYNMKQVANIMLVANVIFYILLWAVLVLRVIKYPADVWKDISSSSRGVTFLTIVAANNVLGNQFALMTPYKDVAIFLWEFGIVLWVLITYTFFVVLTAKEPKQGVEASLSGAWLLIVVATESVAVLGAIIAGEMVHKDVIIFISFCAFLIGAMHYMVFISLIIYRWLFISMKAELLTPPYWINMGAVAITTLAGSRLLMYSHHYEWISGIQYFLPGLTVFFWAFATWWIPILFLLPIWRHIIQKVPVKYDPQYWSLVFPAGMYTVATFNFSKALNLPFILPISNIFICFSAIAWVIVFIGMMRQLIGFFISRKEILNISKT; encoded by the coding sequence ATGGAAGCTCAGCATATAGTACTGCCACCTAAACCGGGCGAACCAATTACGGGCCACTCTCTCCAAACTTTTTTCCCGGGTTATTTTGCTTTGGTAATGGCAACCGGAATAGTTTCTGTCGGTGCTTTTTTATATAATATGAAACAGGTGGCCAACATCATGTTGGTTGCTAACGTCATTTTTTATATTCTGCTTTGGGCAGTGCTCGTACTCCGGGTAATAAAATACCCTGCAGATGTATGGAAAGATATAAGCAGTTCATCCCGGGGGGTTACTTTTTTAACCATTGTTGCCGCGAATAATGTTTTAGGAAATCAGTTTGCCTTAATGACACCCTATAAAGACGTAGCCATTTTTTTATGGGAGTTTGGCATCGTGCTCTGGGTACTGATCACTTACACTTTTTTTGTTGTCCTTACCGCTAAGGAACCCAAGCAGGGCGTGGAAGCAAGTTTAAGCGGAGCCTGGCTGCTTATTGTAGTGGCAACCGAATCTGTTGCAGTGCTCGGGGCCATAATTGCAGGTGAGATGGTTCATAAAGACGTTATTATTTTTATATCATTTTGTGCTTTTCTCATTGGCGCCATGCACTATATGGTATTTATATCATTAATTATATACCGGTGGCTTTTTATAAGCATGAAAGCGGAACTGCTTACCCCTCCTTACTGGATAAACATGGGTGCTGTAGCCATTACAACGCTCGCGGGTTCACGTTTACTGATGTATTCGCATCATTACGAATGGATAAGTGGTATTCAATATTTTTTGCCTGGTCTTACTGTTTTTTTCTGGGCATTTGCAACCTGGTGGATCCCGATCTTGTTTTTACTGCCTATATGGCGGCATATCATACAAAAGGTTCCTGTAAAATATGATCCTCAATACTGGTCACTCGTTTTTCCGGCTGGGATGTACACCGTTGCTACCTTTAATTTTTCTAAAGCACTTAATCTCCCGTTTATTCTGCCCATTTCCAATATTTTTATTTGTTTTTCAGCTATAGCCTGGGTAATTGTTTTTATCGGGATGATGAGGCAGCTCATCGGGTTTTTTATATCCAGAAAAGAAATCTTAAATATTTCGAAAACTTAA
- a CDS encoding MFS transporter, with amino-acid sequence MDISLNKKALFIATGVSLLLISLVFYGSRKLQNFDPALIIYLFGTVFAFFGVVYRYTVWLQRPPTWMYFKRTCQFFFTGKVFLHVISFAKEFIQNIGFQKFIYPRGRSRWIGHFLMATGCTMAFCVTFPLTFGWINFTMNPATSINPTSVHMYEAHFFGFKMFEFALGSFVAFLIFKALYWCSWLVIAGVLIFMRRRLTNAGLVATQTFEGDLLPLILLLAIAVTGLGLSYGYEYMKGIAYDYMAVTHAITVIMFLIWIPFGKFFHIIQRPAQIGAHIYKREGIKRGMAVCPHTHQEFATQLHINDLKIVTKELGFDFTLEDGTSHLDLSPEGKRSRLAMAHLKARQQNGGNLFG; translated from the coding sequence ATGGATATTTCTCTCAATAAAAAGGCTTTATTTATAGCTACCGGAGTTTCCTTGTTGTTAATTTCATTAGTCTTTTATGGCTCCCGCAAGCTTCAAAATTTTGACCCGGCGTTAATTATTTATTTATTCGGAACGGTATTCGCTTTTTTTGGGGTAGTTTACCGTTATACCGTGTGGCTGCAACGGCCGCCTACCTGGATGTATTTTAAACGTACCTGCCAGTTTTTTTTTACGGGGAAGGTATTTTTACATGTTATTTCATTTGCAAAAGAGTTTATACAAAATATAGGTTTCCAAAAGTTTATTTATCCCCGCGGGCGTAGCCGGTGGATAGGACATTTTTTAATGGCAACGGGTTGTACAATGGCCTTTTGCGTTACTTTTCCTTTAACCTTTGGCTGGATAAATTTTACCATGAACCCGGCAACCAGTATAAACCCAACGAGCGTGCACATGTATGAAGCTCATTTCTTCGGGTTCAAGATGTTTGAGTTTGCACTGGGCTCATTTGTGGCATTTTTGATTTTCAAGGCGCTTTATTGGTGTTCCTGGTTAGTTATTGCCGGCGTATTGATATTTATGCGCCGCCGCCTCACCAACGCGGGTTTGGTAGCTACCCAAACATTTGAAGGCGATTTGCTGCCTTTAATATTGCTTTTAGCTATTGCAGTTACCGGTTTAGGCCTGAGTTATGGCTATGAGTACATGAAAGGTATTGCGTATGATTACATGGCTGTAACCCATGCTATAACGGTTATTATGTTTCTGATCTGGATCCCTTTTGGCAAATTTTTTCATATTATACAACGTCCAGCCCAGATAGGCGCTCATATTTACAAAAGAGAAGGTATAAAAAGAGGAATGGCAGTATGCCCTCATACCCACCAGGAATTTGCTACCCAATTACATATAAACGATTTGAAAATTGTAACCAAAGAGTTGGGCTTTGACTTTACACTGGAAGATGGCACATCGCACCTTGATCTGAGTCCCGAAGGGAAGCGCTCAAGACTGGCCATGGCTCATCTTAAAGCCCGGCAACAAAATGGAGGTAACCTTTTCGGTTAA
- a CDS encoding molybdopterin oxidoreductase family protein yields MAHLPVSPEKLIEQFGPHLNYPPREGFAGRDEPDKVVKTHCCFCGMQCGIKLLVKNDKVVGFDPWEEFPFNEGRLCPKGVQRYMQNNHPDRILQPLQRKEGVGFTPVSWDEAMEKTVAEIKRIQEKYGNDAFSVLSGVSLTNEKSYLMGKFARVALKTANLDYNGRLCMVSAGAGNKKAFGLDRTSNTYADLEKAEVIIVAGANISETFPTLTHWVWRARDHGAKLIVVDPRVIPLARTADLHLPVKPGTDSALYGAILKYLADHDMLDHDFIDNHTTDFDKALAAVKDYTLEWAEEITGIEKAKIELAAQWWGKAKTSFLLHARGIEHHSKGVDNVLGCINIVLATGRIGKPYCGYGTITGQGNGQGGREHGHKCDQLPGNRDITNPEHRKYIAGVWGIDEKDMPGKGYTAYELIEAIHRGEVKGLLSICFNPLVSLPNNNYVREALEKLEFYVSIDFFMNETARHADIILAGSLQEEEEGTVTTAEGRVVRIRKAVNPPGHARSDTSIILELAKRLGAEDKFTYQNSEELFNELRVASKGGTADYYGITYQKIEDTMGVFWPCPTLNHPGTPRLWEDKKFATPDGKAHFNPVTYRDPGEITDEEYPVILTTGRVVSQYLSGTQTRRIGKLVDLYPEPKLEIHPELALKYGIKQNELVQVTTRRGTDEFPANIVETIRTDTVFLPYHWPGKKSANQFTPATLDPVSKIPEFKVCACNLKATGVISPPSTASGAYASI; encoded by the coding sequence ATGGCCCATTTACCAGTTTCGCCCGAAAAGTTAATAGAACAGTTTGGTCCGCATTTAAACTATCCTCCCCGGGAAGGGTTTGCCGGCCGTGATGAGCCTGATAAAGTGGTGAAAACGCATTGTTGTTTCTGTGGAATGCAGTGTGGTATAAAACTATTGGTAAAAAATGATAAGGTTGTTGGTTTTGACCCCTGGGAGGAGTTCCCTTTTAACGAAGGGCGCTTATGCCCGAAAGGGGTGCAACGATATATGCAGAACAATCATCCGGACAGGATTTTGCAGCCATTGCAACGCAAAGAGGGAGTGGGTTTTACTCCGGTTTCCTGGGATGAGGCGATGGAGAAAACGGTGGCCGAAATAAAACGGATACAGGAAAAATATGGAAATGATGCTTTTTCCGTGCTATCAGGAGTTTCACTTACCAATGAAAAAAGTTACCTGATGGGCAAGTTTGCCCGGGTTGCATTAAAAACTGCCAATTTAGATTATAATGGGCGTTTATGTATGGTTAGTGCTGGTGCAGGAAACAAAAAAGCTTTCGGACTTGACCGTACCTCAAATACATATGCCGACCTGGAGAAGGCAGAAGTGATCATTGTAGCCGGCGCCAACATCAGCGAAACCTTTCCGACCCTCACCCATTGGGTTTGGCGGGCGCGGGATCATGGGGCGAAACTGATCGTAGTTGATCCGCGGGTAATTCCACTGGCCAGAACCGCTGATCTGCATTTACCTGTCAAACCAGGAACGGACTCCGCCTTATATGGCGCTATACTTAAATACCTGGCCGATCATGACATGCTTGATCATGATTTTATTGATAATCATACCACAGACTTTGATAAGGCATTGGCAGCTGTAAAGGATTATACGCTGGAATGGGCAGAAGAAATAACCGGCATTGAAAAGGCAAAAATTGAATTGGCGGCACAATGGTGGGGCAAAGCAAAAACAAGTTTCCTGTTGCATGCCCGCGGTATAGAACATCATTCAAAAGGAGTAGACAACGTGCTTGGTTGTATTAATATTGTTCTTGCAACAGGTCGCATTGGGAAACCTTATTGTGGCTATGGTACTATTACAGGCCAGGGAAATGGACAAGGCGGAAGAGAGCATGGCCATAAATGCGATCAACTACCGGGGAACCGCGATATTACCAATCCTGAGCATCGCAAATATATAGCAGGGGTTTGGGGAATTGATGAAAAAGACATGCCTGGCAAAGGCTACACCGCCTATGAACTTATTGAGGCCATTCACCGGGGCGAAGTAAAAGGATTGCTGTCTATTTGTTTTAATCCGTTGGTGTCCCTGCCTAATAATAATTATGTGCGCGAAGCGCTGGAGAAGCTGGAATTTTATGTCAGCATTGATTTCTTTATGAATGAAACCGCCCGTCATGCTGATATTATCCTGGCCGGATCATTACAGGAAGAAGAGGAAGGAACGGTTACTACTGCCGAAGGCAGGGTGGTTCGTATCCGCAAAGCGGTGAACCCGCCGGGGCATGCGCGCAGCGATACATCCATTATATTAGAATTGGCAAAAAGGCTTGGTGCCGAAGATAAATTTACCTATCAGAACAGTGAAGAGTTATTTAATGAACTAAGGGTTGCTTCAAAAGGCGGTACCGCGGATTATTATGGTATCACCTACCAAAAAATTGAAGACACGATGGGCGTTTTTTGGCCTTGCCCTACTTTAAACCATCCGGGGACACCGCGTTTATGGGAGGATAAGAAATTTGCTACCCCCGATGGCAAGGCGCACTTTAACCCGGTGACTTACCGTGACCCCGGTGAAATTACAGATGAAGAATATCCAGTAATATTAACAACCGGCAGGGTTGTATCGCAATATTTAAGCGGAACGCAAACCCGCAGGATTGGCAAATTGGTTGATTTGTATCCTGAACCTAAACTGGAAATACACCCGGAACTTGCGCTGAAATATGGAATTAAACAAAATGAACTGGTGCAGGTAACCACTCGCCGTGGTACAGATGAGTTTCCGGCTAACATTGTAGAAACTATCCGTACCGATACCGTATTTTTACCTTACCATTGGCCTGGCAAAAAGTCGGCAAATCAGTTTACACCGGCAACGCTCGATCCGGTATCAAAAATTCCGGAGTTTAAAGTTTGCGCCTGTAATCTAAAGGCAACAGGTGTTATATCACCGCCATCAACAGCGTCAGGTGCGTATGCAAGTATTTAA
- a CDS encoding 4Fe-4S dicluster domain-containing protein — MPVTNYRTDQEFFVDMQRCIGCKACEMACSECETNGHESMIHVNYIDRAVTVQTTVQVCMHCDDPVCANVCPADAITKDEFGVVHTANTARCIGCSNCVMACPFGVPQKKETYDLMMKCNMCYDRTSAGKKPMCATVCPTQALYYGTREEIAKMRPNSTPVNNFIFGKESVSTKVNIMMPKGSTSLIID, encoded by the coding sequence ATGCCCGTAACCAATTATAGAACAGATCAGGAGTTCTTTGTAGACATGCAAAGATGTATCGGATGTAAAGCCTGTGAAATGGCTTGTTCAGAATGCGAAACAAACGGACACGAGTCTATGATCCATGTCAATTATATTGACCGTGCGGTTACTGTGCAAACCACCGTTCAGGTTTGTATGCACTGTGACGATCCGGTTTGTGCCAATGTTTGTCCGGCAGATGCTATAACCAAAGATGAATTTGGTGTGGTGCATACGGCTAATACAGCACGGTGTATTGGGTGTTCAAACTGTGTGATGGCATGTCCTTTTGGAGTACCGCAAAAAAAAGAAACGTATGACCTGATGATGAAATGTAATATGTGTTACGACAGAACCAGTGCCGGCAAAAAACCGATGTGCGCCACCGTTTGCCCAACACAAGCATTATATTATGGCACCAGAGAGGAGATCGCGAAAATGCGTCCTAACAGTACGCCTGTAAACAATTTTATTTTCGGGAAAGAGAGTGTGAGCACCAAGGTAAATATTATGATGCCTAAAGGAAGTACCTCATTAATTATAGATTGA
- a CDS encoding Rieske (2Fe-2S) protein: protein MATDKKDNHWKEDFPVYQLESTQVSRRDFAKFLCLVSGGLAVGSGYVAIKANFFPPEKIAGEHFVCKKYELPVGGTRSFVIAGSTIPYILIRMENNEFRAYEQKCTHLSCAVFYKPGSGKIECPCHNGLFDAFTGEVLAGPPPRPLPRLEVVIKGEEIFVKDFKSDKENSERSNHSAT, encoded by the coding sequence ATGGCAACCGATAAAAAGGACAATCACTGGAAAGAAGATTTTCCGGTGTATCAGCTTGAATCTACCCAGGTAAGCCGGCGTGATTTTGCAAAATTTTTATGCCTCGTATCTGGTGGGTTGGCCGTTGGAAGCGGATATGTTGCTATAAAGGCTAATTTTTTTCCTCCTGAGAAAATTGCAGGCGAACATTTTGTCTGTAAAAAATATGAACTCCCGGTAGGCGGCACCCGCTCGTTTGTTATTGCCGGCAGTACCATTCCTTATATCCTTATTCGCATGGAAAATAATGAGTTCAGGGCATATGAACAAAAATGTACACATTTATCGTGCGCGGTTTTTTATAAACCCGGAAGCGGGAAAATCGAATGTCCCTGTCATAATGGTTTATTCGACGCTTTTACGGGCGAAGTGCTTGCCGGCCCGCCACCCCGGCCGTTACCCCGTTTAGAGGTAGTGATTAAAGGCGAAGAAATATTTGTTAAAGATTTTAAATCTGACAAGGAAAATTCAGAAAGAAGTAATCATTCGGCAACATAA